In the Streptomyces sp. WMMC940 genome, GGTCAGTTCGCGCACGGGCGTCGGCCCGTCGCCGAGCTGCTCACGGCGCAGTGTCCCGGACAGCTCGGGGAGGAGCCGGTGCAGCAACGGCCCGTTCATTCCAGCCTGTTCCCTTCGCCGGTGTGCCGCCCGTGCGGCGGTGCCCGCGCCGGACACCGCCGCCCAGCCTTCCGTCGTTGTGCTTGTCGGACCACCCCTTCCCCCTTTATAGTCATAGTGACTCTAAAAGAAGGGGGCGGTCGTGAGCCTCTCGGACGTACTCGCACCGCTCCAGCAGCCGCTGTTCACGCTGCTCGGCACGCCGGTCAGTTGGACCGAGGTCCTCGGCTTCGGCAGCGGGGCCCTGTGCGTCTGGCTCGTCGCCCGGCAGCACATCGCCAACTGGCCCGTCGGCATCGCCAACAACGTCCTCTTCGTCCTGCTCTTCACCCAGGCCGGCCTGTACGCCGACGCGGGGCTGCAGGTCGTCTTCATCACCCTCGCCGTGTACGGCTGGCGGACCTGGACCCACGGGGGTGGACCAGGCTCCGACGCCCTCCCGGTGCGCCGCACCACGCGCACCGAGTGGGCCTGGCTGCTCGCGGCGGGGGTGGTGGGGACAGTCGCGCTGACGCTGTTCCTGGACCGCGCCACCGACTCGGACGTCCCGTTCTGGGACGCGCTGACCACCGCGCTGTCCCTGACGGCGACGTACGGACAGTGCCGCAAGCGGCTGGAGTCCTGGTGGCTGTGGATCGCGGCGGACGTGGTCTACGTGCCCCTGTACGCGTACAAGCAGCTGTATCTCACCGCGCTGCTGTACATCGGCTTCATGACGCTCTGCGTCCTCGGGCTGCGCCACTGGTCGCGTGATCCGGTGGCGCGTCGCCCGCTGCCGGTGCCCACCGGTGGAGCGAGGCAGGACGTGACCGCGGAGGCGACGACGTGAAGCGCTACCGGCACGGGCTGGTCCTCGGCAAGTTCTATCCGCCGCACGCGGGCCACCACCACCTCGTACGGACCGCCCGCGACCGCTGCGACCGGCTGACCGTCCTCGTCTGCGCCGCGTCCGTGGAGTCGATCCCGCTCGACGCGCGGGTGGCGTGGATGAGCGAGGTGCACCCGGACGTCCGGGTCGTCGGCGCGATCGACGACCACCCCGTCGACATCACCGACCCGGCGGTCTGGGACGCGCACATGGCGGTCTTCCGTGCGGCCGTCCCCGGGCGGGTGGACGCCGTCTTCACCTCCGAGGCCTACGGCGACGAACTGGCCCGCAGGTTCCGCGCCGACTCGATCTGCGTCGACCCGGGGCGCACGGTCTTCCCCGTCTCCGGCACGGCCGTGCGCAAGGACCCCGTCGCCTGCTGGGACTTCCTGGAGCCGCCCGTGCGGGCCGCTCTCGCCCGGCGCGTGGTCGTCCTCGGCGCGGAGTCCACCGGCACCACCACCCTCGCCGAGGCGCTGGCCGCGCACTACCGGGCACGCGGCGGGGTGTGGTCGCGCACCGCCGCCGTGCCCGAGTACGGCAGGGAGTTCAGCGAGCGGAAACTGGCCGCCCTGCGGGCCGAACGGCCCGGTGCCACCTGGTCGGACGTGCGCTTCGACGGCGACGACTTCCCACTGATCGCCCGGCGCCAGACCGAACTGGAGAACGCCGCCGCCCGGATCGGCTCCCCGGTCCTGATCTGTGACACGGACGCCTTCGCCACCACCGTCTGGCACGAGCGCTACCTGGGGGGCCGGCACGAGGAGGTCGCCCGGATCGCCGCCGCCGGCCAGGGCGACCTCTGGCTGCTCACCGACCACGAGGGAGTGCCCTTCGAGGACGACGGGCTGCGCGACGGCGAACATCTGCGGCCCTGGATGACCGCCCGGTTCGCGGAGGAACTCACCCGTACCGGACGGCGGTTCGTCACCGTCACCGGCCCGCACGAGCAGCGGCTCGCCACGGCCGTCGCCGCCGTCGACGAACTGCTCGCCGAGGGCCGGCACTTCGCCGACCCCCTGCCCACCCGGGGCGGGGACGCCCCCGTGCCGGAGCTCCGATGAGCGTCGAGGGATACGACCCGAGGGCCTTCCCGCCCTTCGCCGTCACCGTCGACCTCGCCGTCTTCACGGTCCGCGACGGCGAACTGCACGTCCTGCTGATCGAGCGCGGTGCCGAGCCGTACAAGGGCGCCTGGGCGCTGCCCGGCGGCTTCATCCTCCCGCGCGAGTCCGCCGAGCAGGCCGCCCGCCGCGAACTCGCCGAGGAGACCGGCCTGTCGGTGAGCACCGTCGCCGGCCTCCACCTGGAGCAGCTGCGCACCTACAGCGACCCCGACCGCGACCCGCGGATGCGCGTCGTGTCGGTCGCGTACACCGCCCTCGTGCCCGATCTGCCCGAGCCGCGCGGCGGGGGCGACGCCGCGCACGCCCGGTGGGTGCCCCACGGCAGCCAGGGCCGCCTCGCCTTCGACCACGAGCGCATCCTCGCCGACGCCCACGAACGCGTCGGCGCCAAGCTCGAGTACACCGGCCTCGCCACCGCCTTCTGCCCCGCCGAGTTCACCCTCGGCGAGCTGCGGCAGGTGTACGAGACCGTCTGGGGCGTCGAGCTCGACCGCCCCAACTTCCGGCGCAAGGTCCTCACCACGCCCGGCTTCGTGGAAGCCGTCGAAGGAGGCGCGCGCCTGACCGGCGGCCGGGGAAAACCGGCCGCGCTCTACCGCGCGGGGCCGGCGAACGCCCTGCACCCCCCGCTACTGCGACCGGAAGGACGGCATTCGACATGACGGACACGACCGACCTGGCGGCCACGCGGACCGCCACCAAGCAGGCCGCCACCGGCACCCTCGTCGGGCTGGCGCTCGGCGACGCGCTCGGCTTCCCCACCGAGTTCAAGGACGTGCCGTCGATCCTCGCGACGTTCGGGCCCTGGCGCGAGATGGACCTGCCGAGGCCCGCGGTCGTCACCGACGACACCCAGATGACGCTGGCCCTCGCCCGCGGCATCCGTACGGCCACGGACCGGGGACTCCTCGCCCCGCTGCGGCTGACCCGGCCGGTGCGCGAGGAGTTCGTGGACTGGTACCACTCGCCCGACAACAACCGCGCACCCGGCCGCACCTGCCTGGTCGCCTGCCACAAGCTCGACAGCGACATGCCCTGGCAGGAGGCCAGCCAGATCGCGTCCAAGGGATGCGGGGCCAACATGCGGGTCGCACCCGTCGGGCTCGTGCCCGGCCTCAGCGACGGACAGCGCGCCGGAGCCGCCCAGCTCCAGGCCGCGCTCACCCACGGCCAACCGACCGCGCTGGCCGCCTCCGACCTCACGGCGCGGGCCGTGTACCTGCTCGCCCGCGGCACGGAACCGCTCGGACTCGTCGGCCGGCTCCGGTCCTACGCGTACGAGAACCGCTCCCGCTACCACCGCGACTGGCTCGGCGACCTCTGGACGTACGCCCACGACGCCACGCCCGAGGCGTTCATCGAGCGCGGCTGGGACGAATGCCTGACGGTGCTGGAGCGACTGGCCGCCGCCCTGCGCGACGCCGACCCGGAGACCGATCCGTGCCTCGCCACCGGGGACGGCTGGATCGCGGAGGAGGCCCTCGCGACCGCCCTGCACTGCTTCCTGCTCTTCCCCGAGCAGCCACTGACGGCGCTGCGCCGGGCCGCCTGCACCCGGGGCGACTCCGACTCGATCGCCTGCCTCGCCGGCGCCTTCGCCGGGGCCCACCTCGGCGCCCGGGCCTGGCCCAAGGAGTGGGAGGAGCGCATCGAGTACCGGAGCGAACTGCTGACGCTGGGCGCCCTC is a window encoding:
- the pnuC gene encoding nicotinamide riboside transporter PnuC: MSLSDVLAPLQQPLFTLLGTPVSWTEVLGFGSGALCVWLVARQHIANWPVGIANNVLFVLLFTQAGLYADAGLQVVFITLAVYGWRTWTHGGGPGSDALPVRRTTRTEWAWLLAAGVVGTVALTLFLDRATDSDVPFWDALTTALSLTATYGQCRKRLESWWLWIAADVVYVPLYAYKQLYLTALLYIGFMTLCVLGLRHWSRDPVARRPLPVPTGGARQDVTAEATT
- a CDS encoding AAA family ATPase, with the protein product MKRYRHGLVLGKFYPPHAGHHHLVRTARDRCDRLTVLVCAASVESIPLDARVAWMSEVHPDVRVVGAIDDHPVDITDPAVWDAHMAVFRAAVPGRVDAVFTSEAYGDELARRFRADSICVDPGRTVFPVSGTAVRKDPVACWDFLEPPVRAALARRVVVLGAESTGTTTLAEALAAHYRARGGVWSRTAAVPEYGREFSERKLAALRAERPGATWSDVRFDGDDFPLIARRQTELENAAARIGSPVLICDTDAFATTVWHERYLGGRHEEVARIAAAGQGDLWLLTDHEGVPFEDDGLRDGEHLRPWMTARFAEELTRTGRRFVTVTGPHEQRLATAVAAVDELLAEGRHFADPLPTRGGDAPVPELR
- a CDS encoding ADP-ribosylglycohydrolase family protein, producing MTDTTDLAATRTATKQAATGTLVGLALGDALGFPTEFKDVPSILATFGPWREMDLPRPAVVTDDTQMTLALARGIRTATDRGLLAPLRLTRPVREEFVDWYHSPDNNRAPGRTCLVACHKLDSDMPWQEASQIASKGCGANMRVAPVGLVPGLSDGQRAGAAQLQAALTHGQPTALAASDLTARAVYLLARGTEPLGLVGRLRSYAYENRSRYHRDWLGDLWTYAHDATPEAFIERGWDECLTVLERLAAALRDADPETDPCLATGDGWIAEEALATALHCFLLFPEQPLTALRRAACTRGDSDSIACLAGAFAGAHLGARAWPKEWEERIEYRSELLTLGALWDA
- a CDS encoding NUDIX hydrolase, with product MSVEGYDPRAFPPFAVTVDLAVFTVRDGELHVLLIERGAEPYKGAWALPGGFILPRESAEQAARRELAEETGLSVSTVAGLHLEQLRTYSDPDRDPRMRVVSVAYTALVPDLPEPRGGGDAAHARWVPHGSQGRLAFDHERILADAHERVGAKLEYTGLATAFCPAEFTLGELRQVYETVWGVELDRPNFRRKVLTTPGFVEAVEGGARLTGGRGKPAALYRAGPANALHPPLLRPEGRHST